From the Comamonas odontotermitis genome, one window contains:
- a CDS encoding FAD-binding protein — MNLPIPELLARYHPDHQAGAMETLLVGVSAGERCPAALAELLQADSLLEDVDIAGAPALDADVLIIGGGGAGCVAALTAARAGARVLLATKLRIGDSNTVMAEGGIQAAVGAEDSLQRHFEDTLRTGHFAADKALVAALVCEGPAAIRWLIQEGMSFDLAKGSPHMGGTLLRKTPGGATAARLLSYKDFTGLELMRTLREAVLLQPGIKVLDRHPALELLADDRGRCAGAVLHDLGRGRPILARASATLLATGGAGRLHLGGFPTSNHYGAMADGLIMAYRLGAKLREMDSFQYHPTGIAWPQHMEGTLVSEAARSAGAYLVNGQGDRFVDELQPRDVVASAVLRELAEGRGVERDGKLGIFLDTPTLERCHPGILKDSLVTLSHLAQRCGIDPAREPLLIRPTLHYQNGGVAIDEAGHTSVPGLLCAGEMTGGLHGRNRMMGNALLELVVFGRRAGAAAAAQARVGLPCNIGLSHLANWRRGLIAHSLSLEKKAPLLFPSYGNFDATNCLRGTTQ; from the coding sequence CTGAATCTCCCCATACCGGAGTTGCTGGCGCGATACCACCCCGACCATCAGGCCGGCGCCATGGAGACTCTGCTTGTAGGTGTCAGTGCGGGAGAGCGGTGTCCTGCGGCGTTGGCTGAATTGTTGCAGGCCGATTCGTTGCTGGAAGATGTGGATATCGCAGGTGCGCCTGCTTTGGACGCCGATGTGCTGATCATTGGCGGAGGAGGGGCAGGGTGTGTGGCGGCCTTGACTGCTGCACGCGCAGGGGCAAGGGTATTGCTGGCGACCAAGCTACGCATCGGTGACAGCAACACGGTGATGGCGGAGGGGGGTATTCAGGCAGCAGTCGGTGCAGAAGACAGCCTGCAGCGGCATTTTGAAGACACATTGCGTACAGGGCACTTTGCTGCCGACAAGGCGTTGGTTGCCGCACTGGTCTGCGAAGGACCGGCTGCGATTCGCTGGCTGATTCAGGAAGGCATGAGCTTTGATCTGGCCAAGGGTAGCCCTCATATGGGGGGAACGCTTTTGCGCAAAACCCCGGGAGGGGCCACTGCGGCACGGTTGCTCTCTTATAAGGACTTTACGGGTCTGGAATTGATGCGAACGCTCCGCGAAGCAGTGCTGCTGCAACCAGGTATCAAGGTGCTGGATCGTCACCCGGCGCTGGAACTGCTGGCAGATGACCGTGGGCGCTGCGCAGGAGCGGTTCTGCACGACCTTGGCCGGGGCCGCCCGATATTGGCGCGCGCAAGTGCCACACTCCTGGCGACAGGCGGAGCAGGTCGGCTCCATCTTGGTGGGTTTCCGACGTCCAACCATTACGGAGCGATGGCCGATGGACTGATCATGGCCTACCGGCTCGGCGCAAAGCTGCGCGAAATGGACAGCTTCCAATACCATCCAACAGGAATTGCCTGGCCCCAGCACATGGAGGGCACCCTGGTGAGCGAGGCTGCGCGCTCGGCGGGGGCCTATCTGGTCAATGGCCAAGGCGATCGCTTCGTAGATGAACTGCAGCCACGCGACGTTGTCGCCTCGGCCGTTCTGCGTGAGCTTGCGGAAGGACGCGGTGTTGAACGCGACGGCAAACTTGGCATTTTTCTGGATACCCCCACGCTGGAGCGCTGTCATCCCGGCATTCTGAAGGACAGTCTGGTGACGCTTTCTCATCTGGCGCAGCGCTGCGGCATCGACCCCGCCCGGGAGCCGTTGTTGATTCGGCCCACGCTTCATTATCAAAATGGTGGCGTTGCAATCGACGAAGCTGGTCACACAAGCGTTCCCGGTCTGCTTTGCGCCGGAGAGATGACTGGCGGACTGCACGGTCGCAATCGAATGATGGGGAATGCACTACTGGAGCTGGTGGTGTTTGGCAGGCGCGCTGGTGCAGCTGCCGCAGCACAGGCGCGGGTCGGGCTACCGTGCAACATCGGGCTTTCCCACTTGGCCAACTGGCGCCGTGGTCTCATCGCACATTCACTATCGCTGGAGAAAAAAGCACCGCTTCTCTTTCCGTCTTATGGCAATTTCGATGCCACCAATTGCCTAAGGGGGACAACACAATGA
- a CDS encoding 2Fe-2S iron-sulfur cluster-binding protein yields the protein MQAKKSAQTVQSDPIGLHFDGHHIQASRGASLLEAWMAAGLPLTENVGCLGQGVCGACRVLVSRPGTRLATTALACTTLAEDGMQVAFIDHFPARRLHPYDLHTMTDSWQAIRQINTAFPEAQHCRHCGGCDRACPKGVEVQRMVNLACAGQATAAGALFEQCVLCNLCVAACPEHIDPAHLGQFVRRMNAALTLRPSDLIMRIHEIEEGLQPIQLDAEGANPPLVKEIVS from the coding sequence ATGCAAGCCAAAAAAAGTGCCCAAACTGTGCAATCCGACCCGATCGGATTGCATTTCGATGGCCATCACATCCAGGCGAGCAGAGGCGCTTCGCTGCTTGAAGCCTGGATGGCTGCTGGGCTACCACTCACTGAAAACGTTGGCTGTTTGGGGCAGGGCGTGTGCGGTGCATGCCGTGTGCTGGTCAGCCGGCCCGGCACGCGGCTGGCCACTACAGCACTTGCCTGCACAACGCTTGCCGAGGATGGAATGCAGGTTGCATTCATTGACCATTTTCCGGCACGTCGCCTGCACCCATATGACCTGCACACCATGACGGACAGTTGGCAGGCCATTCGCCAGATCAACACCGCCTTCCCGGAAGCGCAGCATTGCAGGCATTGTGGCGGCTGTGACCGCGCGTGCCCGAAAGGGGTGGAGGTGCAGCGCATGGTCAATTTGGCTTGCGCGGGTCAGGCCACTGCTGCTGGAGCGTTGTTTGAGCAATGCGTGCTGTGCAATTTGTGCGTGGCCGCTTGTCCAGAGCATATCGATCCTGCCCATCTGGGACAGTTCGTGCGGCGGATGAACGCTGCTCTCACCCTGCGCCCCTCAGACCTGATCATGCGCATTCATGAAATTGAAGAGGGGCTTCAACCTATACAACTCGATGCAGAGGGAGCGAATCCTCCCTTGGTGAAGGAGATTGTCTCTTGA
- a CDS encoding DASS family sodium-coupled anion symporter, with the protein MQPTRLSALFRYFEQVVPFRIKPALVTTAVLVTLLLIPTPDGLTAKAWTLLAIFLTTIVAIILKVMPIGVMAMMAMTIVALTQVTSTSSKGAISDALASLSNPLIWLIVVAILISRGLKKTGLGNRIGLLFISLLGRRTIGIGYGIAICELVLAPFTPSNTARGGGIVHPIMKSIASAFNSDPASGTERKMGTYLSLVNMHANTITSGMFLTATAPNPLVVDYLAKVTNQSFHLSWTTWALYMLVPGLACLLLMPLALAVIAPPEVKVTPHAVEYAKTELKRMGKLAGSEKVMIGTFVLLLLLWANVPAMIFGPAFLLEPTVVAFVGLFVLIITGTIDWDDVLSEKSAWDTLIWFGALVMMAEQLNKTGVITWFSNLLRDSLLASGLGWQAAASLLVLLFVFSHYCFASTTAHISAMMLAFLTVGAALVPPAYLVPFLLMMVAASTIMMTLTHYATGTSPIIFGSGYVPLGQWWRVGFLMCNGELAIYAVLGNSWWKLLGLW; encoded by the coding sequence ATGCAGCCGACCCGACTAAGCGCACTGTTCCGATACTTTGAACAGGTTGTGCCATTTCGTATTAAGCCCGCCCTTGTCACCACTGCGGTTCTCGTCACACTGCTTCTGATTCCAACCCCAGATGGCCTTACTGCCAAAGCTTGGACACTCTTGGCAATCTTTTTGACCACTATTGTTGCCATCATTCTGAAAGTCATGCCAATCGGTGTAATGGCCATGATGGCCATGACCATTGTTGCGCTGACACAGGTGACGTCCACCTCATCCAAAGGCGCCATCAGTGACGCGCTAGCCAGCCTTTCCAACCCGCTGATCTGGTTGATCGTTGTCGCGATTCTTATCTCGCGAGGTCTGAAAAAGACCGGGCTCGGCAACCGTATTGGCTTGCTCTTTATTTCTTTGCTCGGCCGGCGAACCATTGGTATCGGTTATGGTATCGCGATATGCGAGCTCGTTCTGGCGCCTTTCACACCCAGCAACACCGCGCGTGGTGGTGGGATCGTTCATCCGATCATGAAGTCGATCGCCTCCGCATTCAACTCCGACCCTGCGAGTGGCACCGAGCGCAAGATGGGCACCTATCTGTCTCTGGTGAACATGCATGCCAACACAATCACCTCGGGCATGTTTCTCACAGCGACTGCACCCAACCCACTGGTGGTTGATTACCTGGCCAAGGTAACGAATCAGAGCTTTCATCTATCCTGGACTACCTGGGCTTTGTACATGCTTGTTCCAGGCCTCGCATGCCTCTTGCTCATGCCATTGGCACTGGCTGTGATAGCACCGCCCGAAGTCAAGGTCACACCGCATGCAGTCGAGTATGCGAAGACTGAACTCAAACGTATGGGCAAACTGGCGGGTAGTGAAAAGGTCATGATCGGCACCTTTGTCTTGCTGCTGTTGCTCTGGGCCAATGTGCCGGCCATGATCTTTGGCCCGGCCTTTCTGCTGGAGCCAACCGTCGTGGCCTTCGTCGGTCTTTTTGTCTTGATCATCACCGGTACGATTGACTGGGATGATGTGCTTTCAGAAAAGAGCGCCTGGGACACTTTGATCTGGTTTGGCGCTCTGGTCATGATGGCTGAGCAATTGAACAAGACCGGCGTTATCACATGGTTCTCCAATCTGCTGCGTGATAGCCTGTTGGCCTCGGGGTTGGGCTGGCAGGCAGCAGCCTCGCTTCTGGTGCTGCTTTTCGTGTTTTCTCACTATTGCTTTGCCAGTACCACAGCACATATCAGCGCCATGATGCTGGCCTTTCTCACCGTCGGTGCAGCGCTTGTTCCTCCAGCGTATCTGGTGCCGTTCCTGCTGATGATGGTGGCAGCCTCCACCATCATGATGACACTGACGCACTATGCGACAGGTACTTCACCCATTATTTTCGGCAGCGGCTATGTGCCGCTGGGGCAGTGGTGGCGCGTCGGATTTTTGATGTGCAATGGCGAATTGGCAATATATGCAGTCCTGGGTAATTCCTGGTGGAAGCTTCTCGGACTGTGGTGA
- a CDS encoding universal stress protein, whose protein sequence is MYQKILLAMDDSHASELALSQAIILAKATGSEVKVLFVASDEAGGLTGHAGMSTGIPELSDIGQRTLADATKLLQGAEIVHATQLSQQRNIPPAQIHEVIVAEADAWGADLLVLGTHGRRGVSRMIMGSVSEGVVSKTTKPVLLIRSSLED, encoded by the coding sequence ATGTACCAAAAGATATTGCTGGCGATGGATGACAGCCACGCCTCTGAATTGGCCTTATCTCAAGCAATCATTCTGGCCAAGGCTACTGGCAGTGAGGTCAAGGTTCTGTTTGTCGCAAGCGACGAGGCCGGTGGTTTGACGGGGCACGCAGGTATGTCGACAGGAATTCCCGAGTTATCGGACATTGGTCAACGCACGCTCGCAGATGCTACCAAATTGCTTCAGGGAGCAGAAATCGTCCATGCGACGCAGTTGAGTCAGCAGCGCAATATCCCGCCTGCTCAAATCCATGAAGTGATTGTTGCCGAGGCAGACGCATGGGGCGCGGACCTTCTGGTTCTTGGCACCCATGGCCGTCGTGGTGTGAGCCGAATGATCATGGGAAGTGTGTCGGAGGGTGTAGTCAGCAAGACCACCAAGCCTGTGCTGCTGATACGCAGCTCGCTGGAAGACTGA
- a CDS encoding YdcH family protein, with translation MFPEFRDEISRLKTDDAHFARIFHRHNTLDQEIKNIEAGLLPVAHGVIENLKKEKLHLKDELYVILRKTREI, from the coding sequence ATGTTTCCAGAATTTCGTGACGAAATCTCTCGCCTCAAGACCGATGATGCCCATTTCGCCCGCATCTTTCATCGCCACAACACCTTGGATCAGGAGATAAAAAATATCGAAGCAGGTCTTCTGCCTGTGGCCCATGGCGTTATCGAAAACTTGAAGAAAGAGAAGCTTCATCTCAAAGATGAGTTGTATGTGATCCTTCGCAAGACGCGCGAGATTTGA
- a CDS encoding integrase core domain-containing protein: MHRHRFESLQHASRLIGDWIHFYNHRRPH; the protein is encoded by the coding sequence GTGCATCGGCATCGGTTCGAATCACTGCAGCATGCCAGCCGCTTGATCGGAGACTGGATCCATTTCTACAACCACCGGCGCCCGCACTAG
- the infA gene encoding translation initiation factor IF-1: MAKEELIEMQGSVTEVLPDSRFRVTLDNGHELIAYTGGKMRKHHIRILAGDKVSLEMSPYDLTKGRITFRHLPGRGPAPTSSR; this comes from the coding sequence ATGGCTAAAGAAGAACTGATCGAGATGCAAGGCTCTGTGACCGAAGTGTTGCCCGATTCACGCTTTCGCGTGACTCTGGACAATGGCCACGAGCTGATTGCATACACCGGTGGCAAGATGCGCAAACACCACATCCGCATTCTGGCCGGTGACAAGGTGTCGCTGGAAATGTCGCCCTACGACCTGACCAAGGGTCGTATCACGTTCCGCCATCTGCCAGGCCGTGGCCCGGCGCCTACCTCCAGCCGTTAA
- a CDS encoding EVE domain-containing protein: MTMNSLTPRYWLMKNEPDEYSIDHALAAPHQTIPWDGVRNYQARNFMRDDMQVGDGVLYWHSSCAEPGIYGIARIAGNLRTDASQFDPASPYFDAKSSPDKPRWLTLDVQALRKVGPISVAALRQYPQLEDMRVLQKGNRLSITPVDARHWDFILGLIDGRA, translated from the coding sequence ATGACCATGAACTCTCTCACCCCCCGCTACTGGCTGATGAAAAATGAGCCGGACGAGTACTCGATTGACCATGCACTGGCTGCGCCCCACCAGACCATCCCCTGGGACGGTGTGCGCAACTACCAGGCGCGCAACTTCATGCGCGATGACATGCAGGTAGGCGACGGTGTGCTGTACTGGCATTCCAGTTGCGCCGAGCCCGGCATCTACGGCATTGCCCGCATTGCAGGCAATTTACGCACCGACGCCAGCCAGTTCGACCCCGCGTCCCCCTACTTCGACGCTAAATCCAGCCCGGACAAGCCGCGCTGGTTGACGCTGGATGTGCAGGCACTGCGCAAGGTTGGCCCCATCTCTGTAGCAGCGTTGCGCCAATACCCGCAGCTCGAAGACATGCGCGTGCTGCAAAAGGGCAACCGCCTGTCGATCACCCCCGTGGATGCCCGCCATTGGGATTTCATCCTGGGATTGATCGACGGCCGCGCCTGA
- the chrA gene encoding chromate efflux transporter, which yields MTATPASPQPSDTRPPRHSAWQVFWVFLQLGLTSFGGPVAHLGYFRQALVERRQWLSDAQYADLVALCQFLPGPASSQVGMALGLMRAGWLGCLAAWLGFTMPSAIALVGLAAGLNHWPHLADSAIVHGLKLVAVAVVAHAVWGMWRNLCKGWLRKCLAVGGAIVLLAWPGAAPQLLVLAVGALVGWRFVPLTPVNAQQAGPALALALSRKAGLCLLLACGLLLLCLPVAAQLWPGVAMRAFAAFYQAGALVFGGGHVVLPLLQASVVPPGWVSDAQFLTGYAAAQAVPGPLFTLAAYLGALLPLPAPWAGWAGGVLMLAAIFLPAFLLVAGALPWWQQLRQNLATQRALAGINAAVVGVLLAAFVHPVWSSAIRQPSDVCIAAIGFALLQWLRVPPVVVVLLTTMAAWSMQLLHNA from the coding sequence ATGACTGCCACCCCCGCCTCGCCCCAACCTTCTGATACCAGGCCACCACGCCATAGCGCCTGGCAGGTGTTCTGGGTGTTTCTGCAGTTGGGGCTGACTTCGTTTGGCGGGCCAGTGGCGCATCTGGGTTACTTTCGCCAGGCTCTGGTCGAGCGGCGCCAGTGGCTTTCGGATGCGCAGTATGCCGATCTGGTCGCGCTGTGCCAGTTTCTGCCTGGGCCTGCCAGCAGCCAGGTCGGCATGGCCCTGGGTCTGATGCGCGCGGGGTGGCTTGGCTGCCTTGCCGCTTGGCTGGGCTTTACCATGCCCAGCGCCATCGCCTTGGTGGGCTTGGCTGCTGGTCTGAACCATTGGCCACATCTCGCAGACAGCGCCATCGTGCACGGCCTCAAGCTGGTCGCCGTTGCGGTGGTAGCGCATGCGGTATGGGGCATGTGGCGCAATCTGTGCAAAGGCTGGCTGCGCAAATGCCTCGCAGTGGGTGGCGCAATCGTGCTGCTCGCATGGCCTGGGGCTGCCCCCCAGTTGCTGGTGCTTGCCGTTGGTGCCTTGGTGGGGTGGCGCTTTGTGCCCCTGACGCCCGTCAATGCACAGCAAGCAGGCCCCGCCTTGGCGCTTGCGCTGAGCCGCAAGGCAGGGCTGTGCCTCTTGCTCGCGTGCGGCCTGCTGCTGTTATGTTTGCCTGTGGCCGCACAGTTGTGGCCCGGCGTCGCCATGCGAGCGTTTGCGGCTTTCTACCAGGCAGGGGCGCTGGTGTTTGGCGGTGGCCACGTGGTATTGCCACTGTTGCAGGCCAGCGTTGTTCCCCCAGGCTGGGTGAGCGATGCGCAGTTTTTGACCGGCTATGCCGCCGCGCAGGCCGTACCGGGCCCCCTGTTCACGCTCGCGGCATACCTGGGTGCATTGCTTCCTTTGCCTGCGCCGTGGGCTGGCTGGGCCGGCGGCGTTTTGATGCTGGCTGCCATATTCCTGCCCGCCTTCTTGCTGGTGGCCGGTGCCCTGCCCTGGTGGCAACAGTTGCGCCAGAACCTCGCGACCCAGCGCGCGCTGGCGGGCATCAATGCGGCGGTAGTGGGCGTGCTGCTTGCTGCCTTTGTCCACCCGGTATGGTCCAGCGCGATTCGCCAGCCCAGCGATGTATGCATTGCAGCCATTGGCTTTGCCCTGCTGCAGTGGTTGCGGGTACCGCCCGTTGTGGTGGTGCTGCTGACGACCATGGCAGCCTGGAGCATGCAGCTACTGCATAATGCCTGA
- a CDS encoding DUF2322 family protein, whose product MAFADNLKTLPSIAHVAEIQLIDVDGNLVASIPNAPGKAGSVTVYNALAARHGSINVAAAQEGLQLFAEHTEDAKARPGAHPNIDRLLEVITTGKGYAVKVIAA is encoded by the coding sequence ATGGCTTTTGCCGACAACCTCAAGACCCTGCCTTCCATCGCCCATGTTGCCGAGATTCAATTGATCGATGTAGACGGCAACTTGGTCGCCAGCATTCCCAACGCTCCCGGCAAGGCAGGTTCGGTCACCGTCTACAACGCATTGGCGGCCAGGCACGGCAGTATCAACGTGGCGGCGGCCCAGGAGGGCCTGCAGCTGTTTGCCGAGCACACCGAAGACGCCAAGGCCCGCCCGGGCGCCCACCCCAATATCGACCGCCTGCTGGAGGTGATCACCACCGGCAAGGGCTATGCGGTAAAAGTGATTGCAGCCTGA
- a CDS encoding YbdK family carboxylate-amine ligase, producing MTLEAFQQSDALTLGVELELQLVNTNHYNLTPYAPDMLALLKNAQVPGSIVPEVTTSMIEISTGICRDAQDALQQLTTTRDALVKAADRLNIALAGGGTHPFQQWHQQRIYDKPRFKEITALYGYLTKQFTIFGQHVHVGCPSADDALLMLHRLSRYIPHFIALSASSPFVQGQDTAFDSARLNSVFAFPLSGRAPFALHWEDFERYFDKMTATGVIHSMKDFYWDIRPKPEFGTVEVRVFDTPLSIERAAALAAYVQALGSWFLSESPFEPQEDDYLVYTYNRFQACRFGLEGTYVDPATSEQFGLREHILLTMQKIQSHVPEGSREALQQLRKTVNDGMNDARRLRDAYGEAQQLPEVVRQSTLRFRGTE from the coding sequence ATGACGCTTGAAGCCTTCCAACAATCCGATGCACTGACGCTGGGCGTGGAGCTGGAGCTGCAGCTGGTCAACACCAATCACTACAACCTGACGCCTTATGCGCCCGATATGCTGGCCTTGCTCAAGAATGCACAGGTGCCCGGCTCGATCGTGCCCGAAGTGACAACCAGCATGATCGAAATTTCGACCGGCATCTGCCGCGATGCGCAGGACGCGCTGCAGCAGCTGACGACCACGCGCGACGCGCTGGTCAAGGCCGCAGACCGGCTCAATATTGCGCTGGCAGGGGGCGGCACGCATCCGTTTCAGCAGTGGCACCAGCAGCGCATTTACGACAAGCCGCGCTTCAAGGAGATCACGGCGCTCTATGGCTACCTGACCAAGCAGTTCACCATTTTTGGCCAGCACGTGCATGTGGGCTGCCCAAGCGCAGACGATGCGCTTTTGATGCTGCACCGGCTGTCGCGCTACATTCCGCATTTCATTGCGCTGTCGGCGTCCAGCCCCTTCGTGCAGGGGCAGGACACGGCATTCGATTCGGCGCGGCTCAACTCGGTGTTTGCGTTTCCGCTGTCGGGCCGGGCGCCGTTTGCGCTGCACTGGGAGGATTTTGAACGCTACTTTGACAAGATGACGGCCACCGGCGTGATCCACAGCATGAAGGATTTCTACTGGGACATCCGCCCCAAGCCTGAGTTTGGCACGGTGGAGGTGCGGGTGTTCGATACCCCGCTGTCCATCGAACGGGCCGCTGCGCTGGCCGCCTATGTGCAGGCGCTGGGCAGTTGGTTCCTGAGCGAGAGCCCCTTCGAGCCCCAGGAAGATGATTACCTGGTCTACACCTACAACCGCTTCCAGGCCTGCCGTTTCGGGCTGGAGGGCACTTATGTGGACCCTGCTACCAGCGAGCAGTTTGGCCTGCGCGAGCATATTCTGCTCACGATGCAGAAGATCCAGAGCCATGTGCCCGAGGGCAGCCGCGAGGCCCTGCAGCAATTACGCAAGACCGTGAATGACGGCATGAACGACGCCCGCCGCCTGCGGGATGCCTATGGCGAGGCCCAGCAACTGCCAGAAGTGGTGCGGCAGTCCACGCTGCGGTTCCGGGGCACGGAATAG
- a CDS encoding cation:proton antiporter domain-containing protein: protein MAPNSLPILPSPHIGSWLDAHAGPLMSWCVLVAAAAIAGHLVFRLSGFPRMLGYTVVGLLAGWLGFGDLPWPLQGNTQVLLQTAVGTSLLMAASQISLSWLLRQPWLLLQSLAESVAALVLVTGVLQLLGMGWAVSLGVGVVAMAASPAVLLRVVADLRASGAVTDRSLLLATLSGVYALVLGLVITVAWSPAAAVGVGAEDALASLVLTAAGLGQLLLSLGLTVLWAVLTTVALWPVLRWQSSRSDSTALYMLAALVAVSLLATRWGGSAALGFLVAGLLLRNMSPKPLVWPSAFMAANTMLSLLMFVLVASMAGQVVPSVGLVSVIAAAALARLVGKMGGVLLLGLGTGLGWQRQWPVACAQSPSSGLALVLASALAMQWAVVNTGVAGALTAIALPMVVLCEVLGVLLASLALWRCGEAHRGIGLSALNAKEKRHDA from the coding sequence ATGGCTCCGAATTCCCTACCGATCTTGCCGTCGCCGCACATCGGCAGCTGGCTTGATGCACACGCTGGCCCACTGATGAGTTGGTGTGTGCTGGTCGCTGCTGCCGCCATTGCGGGCCATCTGGTGTTCCGGCTCAGCGGTTTTCCGCGCATGCTGGGTTATACGGTGGTGGGGCTGCTGGCAGGTTGGCTGGGCTTTGGCGATCTGCCCTGGCCGTTGCAGGGCAACACGCAGGTGTTGCTGCAGACGGCGGTGGGCACCAGCCTGCTGATGGCTGCGTCGCAGATTTCACTGTCATGGCTGCTGCGCCAGCCCTGGCTGCTGCTGCAAAGCCTTGCCGAATCGGTGGCTGCCTTGGTTTTGGTAACGGGCGTGCTGCAGTTGCTAGGCATGGGCTGGGCCGTGTCGCTGGGTGTCGGCGTGGTGGCCATGGCCGCATCACCTGCCGTGCTGCTGCGTGTGGTGGCCGATCTGCGCGCGAGTGGCGCCGTCACCGACCGCAGCCTGTTGCTGGCCACCTTGAGCGGCGTGTATGCGCTGGTCCTGGGCCTGGTGATTACCGTGGCCTGGTCGCCTGCTGCGGCGGTGGGAGTAGGGGCGGAGGACGCGCTGGCCAGCCTGGTGCTCACTGCCGCTGGCCTGGGCCAGTTGTTGCTGAGCCTGGGGCTGACCGTGCTATGGGCAGTGCTGACCACGGTGGCATTGTGGCCGGTGTTGCGCTGGCAGTCTTCGCGTAGCGATTCGACCGCGCTCTACATGCTGGCGGCGCTGGTGGCGGTGAGCCTGCTGGCCACGCGCTGGGGTGGATCGGCCGCGCTGGGCTTTCTGGTGGCGGGGCTGTTGCTGCGCAACATGAGCCCCAAGCCGCTGGTATGGCCCAGCGCCTTCATGGCAGCCAATACCATGCTCAGCCTGCTGATGTTCGTACTGGTTGCCAGCATGGCGGGCCAGGTGGTTCCCTCGGTAGGTCTGGTGAGCGTGATCGCAGCCGCTGCACTGGCCCGGCTGGTGGGCAAGATGGGCGGTGTACTGCTGCTGGGCCTGGGTACGGGCCTGGGGTGGCAGCGGCAGTGGCCGGTGGCCTGTGCGCAGTCGCCAAGCTCGGGCCTTGCGCTGGTGCTGGCGTCTGCCCTGGCCATGCAGTGGGCGGTGGTGAATACGGGCGTGGCAGGGGCGCTGACGGCCATTGCGTTGCCGATGGTGGTGCTGTGCGAGGTGCTGGGCGTACTGCTGGCATCGCTGGCCCTGTGGCGCTGCGGCGAGGCGCATCGCGGCATTGGCCTGTCTGCCCTGAACGCCAAGGAGAAACGCCATGACGCTTGA
- a CDS encoding Bug family tripartite tricarboxylate transporter substrate binding protein, whose amino-acid sequence MKRLLLGGVAAVLTLGTVIHTHAADAWPAKPLTLVVPFGAGSSPDIMARIVGEEAAKTLKQSIIVQNKPGASGNLGTDVIAKAKPDGYTFGVSITGPMVNNAVIYKNLPYNPQTDLTPLTMGVHQYNVLVVAANSPIRSLADLVAESKKPNARLNFPSTGAGTVSHLAVELLLDRVGGKAVHVPYKSSPDAVTSLLSGDTSFAALPPVAVVPMIQDGRLRPLAAVSAKRLEFLPELPTVAELGYPGVEGSGWIGFFAPAGIAPATKAQLNAALVKALETPEVKTRLKGMNMEAAPSSPEAFAKYMDDERQRWWPLIKRLSLSEN is encoded by the coding sequence ATGAAAAGACTGCTACTGGGTGGCGTGGCCGCCGTACTGACACTGGGCACCGTCATCCACACCCATGCGGCAGACGCCTGGCCTGCCAAGCCACTGACACTGGTGGTGCCTTTTGGCGCAGGCTCCAGCCCCGACATCATGGCACGCATCGTGGGCGAAGAGGCGGCCAAGACGCTCAAGCAGTCCATCATCGTGCAGAACAAACCCGGAGCCAGCGGCAACCTGGGCACCGATGTGATCGCCAAGGCCAAGCCCGATGGCTACACCTTTGGCGTCTCCATCACCGGCCCCATGGTCAACAACGCCGTCATCTACAAAAACCTGCCCTACAACCCGCAAACGGACCTGACGCCGCTCACCATGGGTGTGCACCAGTACAACGTGCTGGTGGTGGCCGCCAACTCGCCCATCCGGTCGCTGGCCGACTTGGTGGCCGAATCCAAAAAGCCCAATGCACGCCTCAACTTCCCAAGCACCGGCGCAGGTACGGTATCGCACCTGGCGGTGGAACTGCTGCTTGACCGCGTAGGCGGCAAGGCAGTGCACGTACCCTACAAATCGTCGCCAGACGCAGTGACCTCGCTGCTGAGCGGCGACACCAGCTTTGCCGCACTGCCGCCGGTTGCCGTTGTGCCCATGATCCAGGACGGCCGCCTGCGGCCGCTGGCCGCTGTCTCGGCCAAGCGCCTGGAGTTTCTGCCGGAGCTGCCCACGGTGGCCGAACTAGGCTACCCCGGCGTGGAAGGCTCGGGCTGGATCGGATTTTTTGCCCCCGCAGGCATTGCCCCCGCCACCAAGGCCCAGTTGAACGCTGCGCTCGTGAAGGCCCTGGAAACCCCTGAGGTCAAAACCCGCCTCAAGGGCATGAACATGGAAGCCGCCCCCTCCTCGCCAGAGGCATTCGCCAAATACATGGACGACGAACGCCAACGCTGGTGGCCGCTGATCAAGCGCCTGAGTTTGAGCGAGAACTGA